A genome region from Bacteroidota bacterium includes the following:
- a CDS encoding DUF998 domain-containing protein encodes MTTTRTVDQPRWQRVVLLLALGYEAAGCLVGGSFLVAAPDGHLMDMPVELMHGTFRDFLIPGIILFGLGILNTLAFFAVLRRSSMDWFWAVASMGGLAIWFWIEIAIILELHWLHAMWGLPVIAGGLATAGLLPDREEFLRKAFLICGVISSLLYAAITVIVAMQWASYDSASQTVSELSAVDAPTRTLWLVLSTPYTIMMIAFAVGIWRSAENNRHLRIAGGLLIAYGALGLIWPFAPMHLREALAAGGGTFADTLHLTLGGITEVIYLLALVFAAAALGKTFRAYSIATFITLLVFGILTALDAPKVATNEPTPSIGIWERINIGVFLLWVVVLAIRMFPTPIRSASPTTSRGIQ; translated from the coding sequence ATGACTACAACACGAACAGTAGATCAACCTCGTTGGCAGCGTGTCGTCCTGCTGCTCGCGCTTGGGTATGAAGCGGCGGGATGTCTCGTCGGCGGCAGCTTTCTGGTTGCCGCACCCGACGGTCATTTAATGGATATGCCGGTCGAATTGATGCACGGTACCTTCCGTGATTTTCTGATCCCGGGTATCATCCTCTTCGGTCTGGGCATATTGAACACGTTAGCATTCTTCGCTGTCCTGCGACGCAGTAGCATGGATTGGTTTTGGGCCGTTGCCTCAATGGGCGGACTTGCCATTTGGTTTTGGATCGAGATTGCGATCATCCTCGAGCTGCACTGGCTTCATGCGATGTGGGGTTTGCCGGTCATTGCCGGAGGGCTCGCTACGGCCGGATTGCTGCCGGATCGCGAGGAATTCTTGAGAAAAGCATTTCTTATCTGCGGAGTCATTTCATCGCTCCTGTATGCTGCGATCACCGTCATCGTTGCAATGCAATGGGCATCATACGATTCCGCCTCGCAGACTGTCAGCGAGCTATCGGCCGTCGATGCTCCGACGCGCACGTTGTGGCTGGTGCTATCTACTCCGTATACGATCATGATGATCGCGTTCGCCGTTGGTATCTGGCGCTCGGCCGAGAACAACCGGCACTTACGCATTGCCGGCGGATTGCTCATCGCGTATGGTGCGCTTGGGTTGATCTGGCCGTTCGCGCCGATGCATCTTCGCGAGGCGCTAGCAGCCGGCGGCGGGACGTTCGCCGACACACTGCATCTAACACTCGGCGGTATCACGGAAGTAATCTACCTTCTCGCGCTCGTCTTTGCCGCTGCAGCACTTGGCAAAACATTTCGAGCGTATTCGATCGCCACATTCATCACGCTGCTTGTCTTCGGCATTCTGACAGCGCTCGATGCGCCTAAGGTCGCAACGAACGAACCGACACCATCGATCGGCATCTGGGAGCGGATCAATATCGGCGTGTTCTTACTGTGGGTTGTAGTGCTTGCGATTCGGATGTTTCCAACTCCCATTCGATCTGCAAGCCCAACCACATCTCGCGGAATACAATAG
- a CDS encoding PA0069 family radical SAM protein, producing MRGTALEITNRFETVGYEAFDDGWETIGEELPVVQTQFLVDHARSILFKNDSPDVGMNYSINVYRGCEHGCAYCRARPYHEYLGFNAGIDFESKIMVKHDAPQLLREAFDHPKWIPQSIMMSGNTDCYQPAERQYKLTRQVLEVFLEYRHPVSILTKNALILRDLDLLTELASMNLVSTLLSITSLDPLLRRQLEPRTSTATMKFKAMETLAKANIPVGVMVGPIIPGLNDNEVPNILKRSADAGATFVAHTILRLPYSVKQIFVDWLNKNVPQKADRVITRVEMIRNGKLNDSNWGTRMSGTGAYADFMHTLIGTLSNKYGLDKPRTPLATNLFKRPGELF from the coding sequence ATGCGAGGAACAGCATTAGAGATTACCAACCGGTTCGAGACTGTCGGGTACGAAGCATTTGACGACGGATGGGAAACGATCGGCGAAGAGTTGCCGGTCGTGCAGACACAATTTCTGGTCGATCATGCACGGTCGATTCTCTTTAAGAACGATAGCCCGGATGTCGGGATGAATTATTCGATCAATGTGTACCGTGGCTGCGAGCACGGCTGCGCATATTGCCGGGCCCGACCGTACCATGAATATCTTGGCTTCAACGCCGGCATCGACTTCGAATCGAAGATCATGGTCAAGCACGACGCTCCGCAACTCTTGCGTGAGGCGTTCGATCATCCCAAGTGGATTCCGCAAAGCATCATGATGAGCGGGAATACCGATTGCTATCAGCCCGCCGAGCGGCAGTATAAACTGACACGGCAAGTGCTGGAAGTATTTCTCGAATATCGCCATCCCGTGAGCATCCTGACAAAGAATGCGCTCATCCTTCGCGATCTCGATCTGCTGACAGAATTGGCGTCGATGAATCTGGTGAGCACGCTGCTATCGATCACCTCGCTCGATCCCCTGTTGCGTCGCCAGCTCGAACCTCGGACGTCGACAGCAACGATGAAATTCAAGGCGATGGAGACACTGGCAAAGGCGAATATACCGGTTGGGGTTATGGTTGGCCCGATCATTCCGGGATTGAACGACAACGAAGTCCCGAACATCCTGAAGCGATCGGCCGATGCGGGGGCAACGTTCGTGGCGCATACTATCCTTCGGTTGCCGTATTCGGTGAAGCAAATCTTTGTGGACTGGCTGAATAAGAATGTCCCGCAGAAAGCAGACCGCGTAATCACCCGAGTCGAGATGATCCGCAACGGAAAGCTTAACGATTCGAACTGGGGAACACGCATGAGCGGGACGGGGGCGTATGCCGATTTCATGCACACACTGATCGGCACGCTCTCGAATAAATACGGCCTTGACAAGCCCCGGACTCCGCTGGCGACTAACCTCTTCAAGCGACCGGGCGAATTATTCTGA
- a CDS encoding PDZ domain-containing protein has product MNRVVFAVCAVCVGLSIFRGDVVAQPSTDSLIEHSLRYVDYPGYVRHEGLPEMKPRLGLYFNNVPADTIRAMTHGADTVRGSRIWHVAPHWSADNAGLMIGDIVLRVNGLTLEDSVYGADDVLNTRISKMHTGDTLVVDFLRKSKPMRVTVPLTGGKRSPARAYTEFAGLGPVRTDSWLQNTLKEKHLTAYADTIAKQIAGLADMDYCDRPFTARPDPFRLNAVTYLDHFPLRVGALSRLIDQSVWDSIASGQGLAGALAAAAYQLGVTPAPSRFDRPKTVDAMKRYLDQVETHVTAAVMPIGPKLANIVEGLAQLLNVEHNWEDEVDTTTDPVKQLQVRTATEDKLVELLGAADKMNLSEMTVAAQMFAALADTNWITAFASTFDHTAPIAKKIAGVDGDVLAYWDTPYGRCVIGGRGANRYSGNFAFIFDIGGDDEYDLPACRYGSARLVVDVSGNDVYRGNEAAGSGVGCVDALIDRTGDDTYRSEDWSQGAGCLGVGILADFGGDDIYTSHWCSQGAAFLGIGLLYDHSGSDHYTSDVYSQGFAYSKGFGMILENGGNDSYRAGWKYPDDRWPNRAHLAMSQGFGYGMRPWSTGVGTSGGIGLLSDRQGDDVYDAGIFSQGGSYWYALGILHDRQGADRYSAGQYSQGSGIHLSFAALLDDSGDDSYDAYAWLEQGNAHDWSAGCLEDWDGKDTYRSSGASQGCGFFVSFAYLLDSHGDDRYYIKQSDTTNSQGGGNFIPPRHSGSLGILLDLGKSEDWYSDTRIKPGEAVVKSQTGITFDDGEPEKK; this is encoded by the coding sequence ATGAACAGAGTTGTGTTTGCAGTATGTGCGGTTTGTGTAGGACTATCTATTTTTCGTGGGGATGTCGTCGCGCAACCCTCGACGGATTCGCTGATCGAACATTCGCTTCGATATGTGGATTATCCGGGATATGTCCGACACGAGGGGCTGCCGGAGATGAAGCCTCGGCTCGGCCTTTATTTCAATAACGTACCGGCCGACACCATTCGCGCGATGACGCACGGTGCCGATACGGTTCGCGGCAGCCGCATTTGGCATGTCGCACCGCATTGGTCGGCGGATAATGCCGGGCTCATGATCGGCGATATTGTGCTTCGCGTCAACGGCCTGACGCTCGAAGATTCGGTGTATGGCGCCGACGATGTGCTCAACACCCGCATCAGCAAGATGCACACGGGCGATACGCTCGTCGTCGATTTCCTGCGCAAGAGCAAGCCGATGAGAGTTACCGTGCCCCTTACCGGAGGAAAACGGTCGCCTGCACGAGCATATACCGAATTTGCAGGTCTCGGCCCAGTGCGTACGGATTCATGGCTGCAGAATACGCTCAAAGAAAAACATCTGACGGCGTATGCGGATACAATCGCAAAGCAGATCGCCGGACTTGCAGATATGGATTATTGCGATCGTCCGTTCACCGCCCGTCCCGACCCATTCCGTTTGAATGCCGTGACATACCTCGATCATTTTCCCTTGCGTGTTGGTGCGTTATCGCGATTGATCGATCAGTCGGTCTGGGATAGCATTGCATCCGGGCAAGGCCTTGCCGGGGCTCTTGCCGCAGCCGCGTATCAACTTGGTGTTACGCCAGCGCCGTCACGATTTGACCGGCCGAAGACAGTCGATGCAATGAAACGCTATCTCGATCAGGTCGAGACACACGTCACAGCCGCTGTTATGCCGATCGGCCCCAAACTTGCGAATATCGTCGAAGGACTTGCGCAGTTACTCAATGTGGAGCATAACTGGGAAGACGAAGTCGATACGACGACAGACCCAGTGAAGCAATTACAGGTTCGGACTGCGACGGAAGACAAACTCGTCGAGTTACTCGGTGCGGCCGACAAAATGAATCTTTCCGAGATGACCGTCGCAGCTCAAATGTTCGCCGCGCTTGCCGACACGAATTGGATTACTGCTTTCGCATCGACCTTCGATCACACTGCTCCGATCGCGAAGAAGATAGCGGGCGTCGATGGCGACGTGCTGGCATATTGGGATACTCCATATGGCCGGTGTGTCATCGGAGGTCGCGGAGCGAACCGCTATTCTGGCAACTTCGCGTTCATCTTCGATATCGGCGGTGACGACGAGTACGATCTGCCTGCATGCCGCTACGGCAGTGCGCGGCTTGTTGTCGATGTTTCAGGAAACGACGTGTATCGTGGCAACGAAGCGGCAGGGTCGGGTGTCGGTTGTGTCGATGCGTTGATCGATCGTACCGGAGACGACACGTATCGCTCGGAAGATTGGTCGCAAGGAGCGGGATGTCTCGGCGTCGGTATCCTTGCAGATTTCGGTGGTGACGATATCTACACATCGCACTGGTGTTCGCAGGGTGCGGCGTTTCTCGGCATCGGCTTGCTCTACGATCATTCGGGAAGCGACCATTACACGTCGGATGTGTACTCGCAGGGCTTCGCCTATTCAAAAGGATTCGGGATGATCCTCGAGAACGGTGGTAACGATTCGTATCGTGCAGGGTGGAAATATCCCGATGACAGATGGCCGAATCGCGCGCATCTGGCGATGTCGCAAGGCTTCGGCTACGGGATGCGTCCGTGGAGCACCGGTGTCGGCACAAGCGGCGGGATCGGCCTCTTGAGCGACCGGCAGGGCGATGATGTGTACGATGCCGGTATTTTTAGTCAAGGCGGCAGCTATTGGTATGCGCTCGGCATCCTGCATGACCGACAGGGTGCGGATCGGTATTCTGCCGGACAGTACTCGCAAGGCAGCGGCATTCATCTTTCGTTCGCGGCCTTGCTCGACGATAGCGGCGACGATAGTTACGATGCGTACGCATGGCTTGAACAAGGCAACGCGCACGATTGGTCTGCCGGATGTCTCGAGGATTGGGACGGAAAGGATACATACCGATCAAGCGGCGCTTCGCAAGGTTGCGGCTTCTTCGTCTCGTTCGCGTATTTGCTCGATAGCCATGGCGACGATCGGTATTACATCAAACAATCGGATACGACGAATTCTCAGGGCGGCGGCAATTTCATTCCTCCCCGACACAGCGGTTCGCTCGGTATCCTGCTCGATCTCGGGAAGAGCGAAGATTGGTACAGCGATACACGAATCAAACCGGGTGAGGCAGTCGTGAAATCGCAGACGGGGATCACATTCGACGATGGAGAGCCCGAGAAGAAGTAG
- a CDS encoding DUF4389 domain-containing protein has protein sequence MHDDGPYPVTLVIDYPDRQLDKLTSFFRPFTVIPIAMVLALLSGGGSTYYMGGGGVLFAATVLMLLFRRKYPRWWFDWNLALVRFSVRVSAYLCLLRDEYPSTDEEQAVHIEIQYPDASKLSSGMPLVKWILAIPHYIVLSILWVAAAFCVIVAWFSILFTGRYPRGLFDFVVGVFRWHLRVAAYAFLLVTDDYPPFSME, from the coding sequence ATGCATGACGACGGCCCGTATCCAGTGACACTTGTCATCGACTATCCCGACAGGCAGCTCGACAAACTCACCTCGTTCTTCCGTCCGTTTACGGTTATTCCTATCGCCATGGTGTTAGCCCTACTCTCGGGTGGAGGAAGTACATATTACATGGGCGGTGGCGGCGTACTCTTCGCAGCGACCGTGCTTATGCTCTTGTTCCGTCGGAAATACCCGCGATGGTGGTTCGACTGGAATCTCGCACTCGTCCGGTTTTCCGTTCGAGTGAGTGCATATCTCTGTCTGTTGCGTGACGAATATCCATCGACAGACGAAGAGCAGGCCGTGCATATCGAGATTCAATACCCCGACGCATCGAAGCTCTCGTCGGGTATGCCACTTGTCAAGTGGATTCTCGCGATCCCCCACTATATCGTGCTTTCGATCCTCTGGGTGGCGGCTGCCTTCTGTGTGATTGTTGCGTGGTTCTCTATTCTCTTTACCGGACGATATCCTCGCGGGCTGTTCGATTTCGTGGTCGGTGTGTTTCGCTGGCATCTGCGTGTCGCCGCGTATGCATTTCTGTTGGTGACCGACGACTACCCGCCGTTCTCGATGGAATGA
- a CDS encoding VOC family protein, with translation MDNIGIVVEDLPRMVAFFQELGLVLEGEMRVEGPWVDHCIGLEGAVSDIAMMRTPGGGASVELQRYIRPEAVMSEPQNAPSNTLGIRRIMFEVDDIDAMVGRLRKHGGEVLDQIVQYEHVYRLCYLRGPEGILIALAQKLTQ, from the coding sequence ATGGACAACATCGGCATTGTCGTCGAAGACTTGCCACGGATGGTCGCCTTCTTTCAAGAGCTTGGCCTCGTGCTCGAAGGCGAGATGCGCGTCGAAGGGCCGTGGGTCGATCATTGCATCGGGCTCGAGGGCGCCGTCAGCGATATCGCAATGATGCGGACACCCGGCGGAGGCGCGAGCGTCGAACTCCAACGATACATTCGCCCCGAGGCCGTCATGTCCGAACCGCAGAACGCACCGTCGAACACGCTGGGCATACGGCGCATCATGTTCGAGGTCGACGACATCGACGCGATGGTCGGGCGCTTGCGCAAACACGGCGGCGAAGTCCTCGACCAGATCGTGCAGTACGAACACGTCTATCGCCTCTGCTACCTCCGAGGCCCCGAAGGCATCCTCATCGCCCTCGCACAAAAACTCACCCAGTAG
- a CDS encoding addiction module protein, producing the protein MNPSEKLQLVWELWDSLAKNENDIPISDDDRREIEHRLAQYRAGKLETMSWEEVKASILERR; encoded by the coding sequence ATGAATCCGTCAGAAAAGCTTCAGTTGGTCTGGGAGCTGTGGGATTCGCTTGCGAAGAATGAAAACGACATCCCGATCAGCGACGATGACCGGAGGGAGATCGAACATCGGCTTGCTCAGTATCGCGCAGGGAAACTCGAGACAATGAGTTGGGAAGAGGTCAAAGCGAGTATTCTTGAGCGGCGATGA
- a CDS encoding SIMPL domain-containing protein — MKNWINAVIFSVAIIGAAIVLAGTWRKTHETKETIKVTGLAEKDFTSDLVIWSGSFSQHSMTVKEAYSRLKLDADNIKRYLVSKGVAEKEITLSSVYTNKDYKYLYDNNGRQTNQIFDGYTLTQSVQIESKEVDKIETVSREVTELLNMGIEFQSQEPRYYYTKLATLKLEMLAAASKDAYNRAEQIAKNAGGGLGGLRNAQMGIFQITGQNSDEEYSYGGTYNTSSKNKKASITAKLEFAID; from the coding sequence ATGAAGAACTGGATCAATGCCGTCATTTTCTCCGTCGCCATTATTGGTGCCGCGATCGTGCTTGCCGGAACGTGGCGTAAGACCCACGAAACGAAGGAAACCATCAAGGTAACCGGCCTGGCGGAGAAGGATTTTACCTCCGATCTCGTCATCTGGAGCGGCTCGTTCAGTCAGCATTCGATGACCGTCAAAGAAGCGTATTCGCGCTTGAAGCTCGATGCGGATAACATCAAACGGTATCTTGTCTCGAAAGGAGTTGCCGAAAAGGAGATTACCCTCAGTTCGGTCTACACGAACAAAGATTATAAATACCTCTACGATAACAACGGCCGCCAAACCAACCAGATCTTCGACGGCTACACGCTGACGCAGAGCGTGCAGATCGAATCGAAAGAAGTCGATAAGATCGAGACCGTCTCGCGCGAGGTGACTGAGCTGCTGAACATGGGCATCGAATTCCAGTCGCAGGAGCCGAGATATTACTACACGAAGCTTGCCACGCTGAAGCTCGAAATGCTTGCTGCAGCGTCGAAGGATGCGTATAACCGTGCTGAGCAGATCGCAAAGAACGCCGGCGGTGGTCTCGGAGGATTGCGCAATGCACAGATGGGGATATTCCAGATCACCGGTCAGAATTCCGACGAGGAATATTCATACGGAGGAACATACAATACGAGTTCGAAGAATAAGAAAGCGTCTATTACAGCGAAGCTCGAGTTTGCCATCGATTAA
- a CDS encoding sugar phosphate isomerase/epimerase, giving the protein MQHSLSESVEMIAAAGYDGVEGAVEELADRSRFRTMLTDARLAFIPLIYTEGHDPAEHLKNFSRLVAMAAEFVPTKIVAHAGRDLWSLDEQLRFLEAALRVEEAIGIPIAHETHRRRPLYSPMNARAILERLPELKLNADLSHWCCVTESMLDDHSDTIAFAATRTIHIHCRVGYENGPQVSDPRATEWGGHLAKFESWWAQMIREQGDEKITVTPEFGPPSYMHTVPGTNQPVADLWEVCLWAARRFRTMARL; this is encoded by the coding sequence ATGCAACATTCTCTGAGCGAATCGGTCGAAATGATCGCGGCTGCGGGGTATGACGGAGTCGAAGGGGCGGTCGAAGAGCTTGCGGACCGAAGCAGGTTCCGCACCATGCTTACTGACGCACGACTCGCTTTTATCCCGCTGATCTACACCGAGGGACACGATCCGGCAGAACATCTGAAGAATTTCTCGCGGCTGGTAGCGATGGCTGCCGAGTTCGTGCCGACGAAGATCGTCGCACATGCGGGGCGTGATCTCTGGAGCCTCGACGAGCAGCTACGATTCCTCGAAGCGGCATTGCGGGTCGAGGAGGCGATCGGTATCCCCATTGCACATGAAACGCATCGCCGCAGACCGCTCTATTCGCCAATGAATGCGCGGGCGATCCTCGAACGACTGCCGGAGTTGAAGCTCAACGCCGATCTGAGCCATTGGTGCTGTGTGACGGAGTCGATGCTTGATGATCATTCCGATACGATTGCATTCGCCGCTACGCGGACGATCCATATTCATTGCCGGGTCGGCTATGAGAACGGTCCGCAGGTAAGCGATCCGCGAGCGACAGAGTGGGGAGGGCATCTTGCGAAATTCGAATCGTGGTGGGCACAAATGATCCGCGAACAAGGCGACGAAAAAATCACCGTGACTCCCGAATTTGGCCCGCCGAGCTATATGCATACGGTGCCGGGTACGAATCAACCGGTAGCCGATCTGTGGGAGGTCTGCCTGTGGGCGGCACGGCGGTTTCGAACGATGGCAAGACTCTGA
- a CDS encoding T9SS type A sorting domain-containing protein — protein MKHLASLLLLVSLVAGASAQPSTDVPITIDFPDFIFYINHVPSVLTTFTSQEPFKLTSVLGSSDTNAVWDFTVAKFTRDPASPETDSFMDITGAPLSSDTDLKQANEVVRGTSATTVPRYQYLRFANSDSSSNPNRLAYKLGIVDDHNGDVRKVMMWNPPFVEAQYPMSFQSSWSTTSTITGDTIEPGETRVITSVSRVDQWGTMILPNQYNPSGTPTSQRALRVKEVTIETGSFSGGISKSDTTVWYRYYTPSLVSALIKTDIRNIIRYARFTVNVIPASGVTESQMAQAFNVAISQNPASNEITHVSFTLANGGPARVELMDALGRNVIMLHNGPAAAGRNVVSVDPQRLSNGTYFVRVEAEGTSAMQRLVVAH, from the coding sequence ATGAAACATCTTGCTTCACTGCTCCTGCTTGTATCGCTTGTTGCCGGAGCGTCGGCTCAGCCGTCCACTGACGTGCCGATTACGATCGATTTCCCCGATTTTATCTTCTATATCAATCACGTTCCGAGCGTACTGACGACGTTCACCTCTCAGGAGCCGTTCAAACTTACTTCTGTGCTCGGCAGCAGCGACACGAATGCCGTGTGGGACTTTACCGTCGCGAAGTTTACCCGTGACCCGGCGTCCCCTGAAACGGACTCGTTTATGGATATCACGGGTGCGCCGCTGTCTTCGGATACAGATCTCAAACAAGCGAACGAAGTCGTAAGAGGGACATCGGCCACTACCGTGCCACGCTACCAGTATCTTCGTTTCGCGAATTCGGATTCGTCGTCGAATCCGAACAGATTAGCATATAAACTGGGGATCGTGGACGACCATAACGGCGACGTTCGAAAAGTAATGATGTGGAATCCGCCGTTTGTCGAAGCACAATATCCGATGTCATTCCAATCGTCGTGGAGCACGACATCAACGATCACGGGGGATACGATCGAGCCTGGCGAGACACGCGTCATTACGTCGGTCTCGCGTGTCGATCAGTGGGGGACGATGATTCTGCCGAATCAATACAACCCGTCTGGAACACCGACCTCCCAGCGTGCGCTTCGAGTAAAAGAAGTAACCATCGAGACCGGCTCGTTCTCCGGCGGCATCTCCAAAAGCGATACGACGGTGTGGTATCGCTACTACACGCCGAGTCTGGTATCGGCTCTGATTAAGACGGATATTCGTAATATCATTCGGTACGCGAGGTTCACGGTCAACGTGATCCCGGCAAGTGGCGTCACGGAGTCGCAGATGGCGCAAGCATTTAACGTTGCAATCTCGCAGAACCCGGCGTCGAACGAGATAACGCATGTGTCGTTCACACTTGCGAACGGCGGTCCGGCGCGAGTTGAGTTGATGGATGCACTTGGTCGCAATGTAATCATGCTGCATAATGGTCCGGCAGCAGCGGGGCGGAATGTCGTTTCGGTCGATCCGCAGCGACTTTCAAATGGTACATATTTCGTGCGAGTGGAAGCAGAAGGAACGAGTGCAATGCAACGATTGGTCGTCGCACATTAA
- a CDS encoding dihydrofolate reductase family protein, which translates to MRKIISAFNITLDGYCQHTAGMVDAEIHEYYNDLLRQADTMIWGRTTYQLMEGFWPEQVVHPSGDKAQDDFAVLIDGMRKIVYSRTLDAVRWKNSELRNELLADEILALKAQEGKNILVGSRSLITEFTKLGLIDEYRLLIHPTFVGGGLKFLEGLDQKVDLTLTATKTFAIGSIMLHYTPRQK; encoded by the coding sequence ATGCGAAAAATAATCTCTGCCTTCAATATTACGCTTGACGGCTATTGCCAGCATACCGCCGGGATGGTCGACGCCGAGATTCACGAATATTACAACGATCTGCTCCGCCAGGCCGATACCATGATCTGGGGACGGACCACCTACCAGCTCATGGAAGGTTTCTGGCCCGAGCAAGTAGTACACCCGAGCGGCGACAAGGCCCAGGATGACTTTGCCGTCCTCATCGACGGCATGAGAAAGATCGTCTATTCGCGGACGCTTGATGCGGTCCGCTGGAAGAACTCCGAACTCAGGAATGAACTATTGGCGGACGAAATCCTGGCACTCAAAGCGCAGGAGGGCAAGAACATCCTCGTCGGCAGCAGAAGCTTGATCACCGAGTTTACGAAGCTGGGCCTGATCGACGAGTACCGGCTGCTGATCCATCCGACATTTGTTGGCGGCGGCCTGAAATTTCTCGAAGGCCTCGACCAAAAGGTCGATCTGACGCTGACCGCGACCAAGACATTCGCGATCGGTTCGATCATGCTCCACTATACTCCTCGACAAAAGTAA
- a CDS encoding type II toxin-antitoxin system RelE/ParE family toxin yields MSKRLRLLSVARTDIANAFAYYESESRGLGVVFLQILEGLLDHVVEYPEFYPQRIGQTRRALVPRFPYAVFYIVDAEEITILGVRHTKQDPGSMPTA; encoded by the coding sequence ATGAGCAAGCGGTTGCGGCTCCTCTCTGTCGCACGAACGGATATTGCGAATGCCTTTGCATACTATGAGTCCGAGAGCAGAGGGCTCGGAGTTGTTTTCCTGCAAATTCTTGAGGGACTACTCGATCATGTCGTTGAATATCCCGAATTCTACCCGCAACGGATCGGGCAGACTCGACGAGCACTGGTACCTCGGTTTCCGTATGCCGTGTTCTACATCGTCGATGCGGAGGAGATCACAATCCTGGGCGTTCGGCATACAAAGCAAGATCCCGGCTCGATGCCAACTGCATGA
- the lepB gene encoding signal peptidase I, whose translation MKRYLLTIAIGVVFAVALGSCREAKIQSGSMEPTIKAGEAVTINYTAYVSDAPVRWDVVAFMNDQTKGKVWCHRVVGLPGETIDIKDSFIFINGAKMTYPQKIAGIRYAAMVPGEPAKLQLPYTIPANTYFVLGDNTNDAYDSRYIGPVKRDDIRGRVEGK comes from the coding sequence ATGAAGAGATATCTACTGACGATCGCGATCGGGGTTGTATTTGCTGTGGCGCTTGGGTCCTGCCGTGAGGCGAAGATTCAGAGTGGGTCGATGGAGCCGACGATCAAGGCTGGCGAAGCCGTTACCATCAACTACACTGCGTATGTAAGCGACGCGCCTGTTCGATGGGATGTGGTCGCCTTCATGAATGACCAGACGAAAGGAAAAGTGTGGTGTCACCGTGTTGTCGGTCTGCCCGGCGAGACCATCGATATTAAGGACAGCTTCATTTTCATCAACGGGGCGAAGATGACATATCCGCAGAAGATCGCGGGCATTCGCTATGCCGCGATGGTGCCGGGAGAGCCGGCGAAGCTGCAATTACCGTACACGATTCCGGCGAACACTTACTTCGTGCTCGGCGACAACACGAACGATGCCTACGACAGTCGCTATATCGGCCCCGTTAAGCGCGATGATATTAGGGGGCGGGTAGAAGGGAAGTAG
- a CDS encoding VOC family protein — protein MNPVVHFEMGAHDTARMQKFYQMAFGWQTQQLGEEMGSYVLVTTTETDEKGMVKTPGTINGGFYKKTDDVTSHAPSVVIAVTNLDEMMEKVKAAGGKILRDPDDIPGVGKWVSFQDTEGNRVSMLQPLM, from the coding sequence ATGAATCCGGTTGTACATTTTGAAATGGGCGCCCACGATACGGCGCGGATGCAGAAGTTCTATCAGATGGCGTTCGGCTGGCAGACACAGCAGCTCGGCGAGGAGATGGGGAGCTACGTGCTCGTGACGACGACCGAGACCGACGAGAAGGGCATGGTCAAGACGCCAGGGACGATCAACGGCGGGTTCTACAAGAAGACCGATGATGTAACGTCGCATGCGCCGTCGGTTGTGATCGCGGTGACGAATCTCGACGAGATGATGGAGAAAGTGAAAGCCGCGGGCGGCAAAATCCTCCGCGATCCCGATGACATTCCGGGCGTCGGGAAGTGGGTGTCGTTCCAAGACACCGAAGGCAACCGCGTAAGCATGCTGCAGCCGTTGATGTAG